The Bacteroidota bacterium genomic interval TCCTTCTTTGAACGAAATTGTATTCCCAGCAGGGATATTACAGCCTCCTTTCTTCGACCCCAATGCCGATGATGCTATGGTATATGGTGCTATTGGTGCTGTGATTGGGCACGAGATGACCCATGGTTTCGATGACCAAGGTTGCCAGTTCGACGCGGTGGGGAATTTGAAAATGTGGTGGACCGATGAAGACAAAAAGCGTTTCGATGCAAAAACTGCTATGGTTGTTGCACAATTCGATGCATATACTGTGCTCGACGATGTGCACGTAAATGGCAAATTAACTTTGGGCGAAAACATCGCAGATTTAGGTGGACTTATGATAGCCTTAGAAGCATTCAGAAGTACCGATGAAGGAAAAAGAAATTTAGTAGTACATGGGGTTCCCGCCGATCAAAGATTCTTTTTATCGTGGGCCAATGCTTGGAAGAATAATATAACAGAACCTGCCCTTCGCCAACGCATTATGACCGATCCACACAGCCCGGGAGAGTTCCGCTGCAATGGCCCAATTAGCAATATGGACGATTTTTACAATGCATTTAAAATAAATACCGGAAAGATTTTTAGACCTGTAAACGAACGAGCAAGAATTTGGTAATTGAGTGCTGCAGATGCTTGTGTTTGTTAACTTCAAGCAAATTATATATATAATAAAATGGAAGATTTAAAAGCAACTGTTAAACAAAAATTTATAGAATACCTGGAACTTAAAGGTCAGCGTAAAACTCCTGAGCGTTTTGCCATTTTGGAGGAGATATATTCTAAAAAAGAACACTTCGATGTGGAAAGATTATATGACCAAATGAAAGAGCGAAACTATAGAGTGAGTCGTGCTACAGTATATAATACTTTGGATTTATTATTAGAATGTGGCTTGGTTGCCCGACATCAGTTTGGCGAGAATATGGCAGTATTTGAACAAGCCTATGGATACAAGCAACACGACCACATGATATGTAACCATTGTACTAAAATTTTAGAATTCTGCGACCCGCGTATCCAGCAAATACAAAATATGATAGGCGGAATCCTGAATTTTAATATCACCTCGCATTCTCTCAATTTATATGGAGAACCACAAACCAATAAAAACGGAAAATGTATAAACTGTAACAAGCTAGTACCGAAGAAATAGGAGGAAGGAAGTTAGGAGGAAGGAAGTAGGAATAAGGAGTAAGGGGTAAGGAAGTATAAAGTAGTAAGTATAAAGACAATTTAGCTTAAATAAAAACATGATAATAGTTTCTAATATTGTTTCATTAACCATTAACCCAGTAGCGGCGGGTATCATTTATCATTCAATCATAATTCATTAAATAATTAAATAATTTGTTTCCAACCCTCACTTCCATATTACAATACCTGTTTGGTATTAATATATTATTGCCAGTTCAAACTTTTGGGTTGCTATTGGCTATTTCATTCATTGCTGCTTATTGGGCAATGAGTAAAGAACTGAAACGCAAGGCTGGCCTATTTGCCGACATTCCTACACAAATGGAAATAGGCAAACCTAAAACAAAAATGGATTACCTTATAGCCGTTGTTACTGGGTTTTTATTGGGTTATAAACTTGGGCTCATGTTCACCGACTATGATACTTTTTCCAACAATCCACAAGATGCCATATTATCTTTAAAAGGGAATATATTAGGGGGTGTTATATTAGGTGGCCTGATGACCTATTTTACTTGGAACGAAGATCGACAAAACCGCAAAACACCGCACGAAATCAAAACTATTATATTAAAACCACACCAGCTCATGGGAAGTATAACTGGGCTTGCGGCTATTTGGGGTTTGATCGGTGCCAAACTTTTCGACAATTTAGAAAATCCTGCTTTATTAATCGAAGACCCTATTGGTTCTCTACTTTCATTTAGCGGACTTACTTTTTATGGCGGACTTATCTGTGGGGCAGCAGCAGTATTGTGGTTTGCACGCAAAAAAAATATAAACTTATTACATTTAATTGATTCCTCCGCCCCCGCTTTAATATTGGCTTATGGAGTGGGTCGTATCGGTTGCCAATTGAGTGGCGATGGCGATTGGGGAATTGTGAACACTGCTCCCAAGCCAGCGTGGATGGGTGTATTGCCTGATTGGGTATGGTCGTTCAAATACCCACACAATGTAAATAGCGAGGGCCTACCCATACCTGGTTGTGTGGGGCCGCATTGTAGTGAGCTACCTTTCCCCGTGTTCCCTACGCCCATCTACGAAACCATTATGGCACTTGCTATATTTGGTATACTGTGGATGTTACGCAAACGTATTTCCATACCTGGCATGTTGTTTTCTATATATATGATACTAAATGGTGCCGAGCGATTATTGATAGAACAAATACGCGTAAACGAGCGTTATCACTTGGGCTCATTCAGTTTCACACAAGCCGAATTGATAGCAGTATTGATGATGGCAGCGGGATTAGCTGGTATTGTCATCACCAAAATATGGGCCTCGAAAAAACCCATATTAGAACCTTCCGAAAATTGAGCACCATATTTGTTATGAATAATAATATTCATATATAAAGCATCATGAAAATTAAGATTATCATTATTATATTATATTTTTTCGCAGGAAATATATTTGCCCAACACACCACGGTGGTGGTAGAAAATGATACCATTCTCGTTTCAGAATTGCCCACCTTTACCTACACGGCTAAGATGACTGAGGAACAACGTAGAGCCTATTATCGATTAATTAGCAGGGTGAAATTTGTATTGCCTTATGCGAAAATGGCCGCTTTCCATTTGCAACAAGTAGAGCAAAAACTACAAGCAATTCCTTCCAAAAAAGATAGAAAAAAATTCGTTAAAAAATATTCCAAAGAACTAAAGGAATCATTCCAGAAACAACTTAAAAACTTAACGATTGACGAAGGAAAACTAATGGTGAAACTAGTGAGCAGAGAGACTGGAGCTACTGTTTACGGCATTATGAGCGAATACTATGGTAGTGCCGAAAAATTCTTTTATAATTCCTTTTCCAGTCTATATGGATATGATTTGGATGAAACTTATGACCCCGTAGAAAATTTCCAAATAGAAAAAATAATTCACGATTATAAATTAGAATAATGACTTCACCCCGTTTCAACTTCGACGAACATATAATATATAACAATGCAGGGCTACTCGTGGTGAACAAACCACCCTTTATTCCCAGCCTCGACGAGCGAAATTTCACCACTACCAGTTTATTACAGTTGCTGCGAAAGAAGTTCCCAAGTGTGCAGTTGTGCCATCGCTTAGATCGTGAGACATCGGGTATTATGATAACTGCCACAAGTAATGAAGTATTTAAAAAAGTAAATAAACTTTTCGAAGACAGAGCAATCGCAAAAGAATATCATGCTATAGTAGATGGCGTTAAAAAAATGGAAACCCTAGAAATAAGTTTGCCCATACGCGAAACAAAAAAAGCTACAGTAGTAATTGACCATGCAGGCAAACCTGCTCACACTATATTTAATTCCATAGAATTTTTCAGGCATTTTACTTTGTTATCTTGCAAACCA includes:
- a CDS encoding transcriptional repressor, translating into MEDLKATVKQKFIEYLELKGQRKTPERFAILEEIYSKKEHFDVERLYDQMKERNYRVSRATVYNTLDLLLECGLVARHQFGENMAVFEQAYGYKQHDHMICNHCTKILEFCDPRIQQIQNMIGGILNFNITSHSLNLYGEPQTNKNGKCINCNKLVPKK
- a CDS encoding prolipoprotein diacylglyceryl transferase, which translates into the protein MFPTLTSILQYLFGINILLPVQTFGLLLAISFIAAYWAMSKELKRKAGLFADIPTQMEIGKPKTKMDYLIAVVTGFLLGYKLGLMFTDYDTFSNNPQDAILSLKGNILGGVILGGLMTYFTWNEDRQNRKTPHEIKTIILKPHQLMGSITGLAAIWGLIGAKLFDNLENPALLIEDPIGSLLSFSGLTFYGGLICGAAAVLWFARKKNINLLHLIDSSAPALILAYGVGRIGCQLSGDGDWGIVNTAPKPAWMGVLPDWVWSFKYPHNVNSEGLPIPGCVGPHCSELPFPVFPTPIYETIMALAIFGILWMLRKRISIPGMLFSIYMILNGAERLLIEQIRVNERYHLGSFSFTQAELIAVLMMAAGLAGIVITKIWASKKPILEPSEN
- a CDS encoding DUF4294 domain-containing protein; the encoded protein is MKIKIIIIILYFFAGNIFAQHTTVVVENDTILVSELPTFTYTAKMTEEQRRAYYRLISRVKFVLPYAKMAAFHLQQVEQKLQAIPSKKDRKKFVKKYSKELKESFQKQLKNLTIDEGKLMVKLVSRETGATVYGIMSEYYGSAEKFFYNSFSSLYGYDLDETYDPVENFQIEKIIHDYKLE
- a CDS encoding RluA family pseudouridine synthase, with amino-acid sequence MTSPRFNFDEHIIYNNAGLLVVNKPPFIPSLDERNFTTTSLLQLLRKKFPSVQLCHRLDRETSGIMITATSNEVFKKVNKLFEDRAIAKEYHAIVDGVKKMETLEISLPIRETKKATVVIDHAGKPAHTIFNSIEFFRHFTLLSCKPTTGRMHQIRVHLASQNTPITGDLLYGGKLPMMSWIKRNYKMAKYAEEKPIFDRVALHARTISFELDGEHLSFEAPYPKDLEVFLKILGRYDTF